The following proteins are encoded in a genomic region of Nitrospiraceae bacterium:
- a CDS encoding glycosyltransferase family 2 protein encodes MMEQRTREKVSAVVIAYNDAPNMRKCLESLHWVDELVVIDSHSTDGTTDICREFTSKIFHYPFQGFGVLRNHALTHAAHDWVLSLDTDERVTPMVQEEIERLLLAGPSAQAYKIPRRNFFLGRWIKHCGWYPDYRQPQFFHKGHMRYREELVHEGYELTGKLGYLHASLEQIPFRDIDHYFRKMDRYSSLRAEDMHREGRTFRPHQLVLRPLFTFLKMYVFRGGMLDRKPGLILSMLYAYYTFVKYAKLWEMQKR; translated from the coding sequence ATGATGGAACAACGCACGAGAGAAAAAGTTTCCGCTGTGGTGATTGCCTATAATGATGCACCGAATATGCGCAAATGTTTAGAGAGTCTTCATTGGGTGGATGAGCTGGTGGTGATCGATTCTCATAGTACGGATGGAACGACTGATATTTGCCGTGAATTTACCTCCAAGATTTTCCATTATCCCTTCCAGGGGTTTGGGGTGCTTCGAAATCACGCTCTGACCCATGCCGCGCATGATTGGGTGTTGAGCCTGGATACGGATGAACGGGTGACGCCAATGGTGCAGGAAGAAATCGAACGGTTGCTTCTGGCTGGGCCTTCGGCGCAGGCATATAAGATTCCCAGAAGAAATTTTTTCCTAGGGCGGTGGATCAAACATTGTGGATGGTATCCTGATTACCGGCAACCCCAGTTTTTTCATAAGGGACATATGCGATATCGCGAGGAGCTGGTTCATGAGGGCTATGAGCTGACGGGGAAACTTGGATATCTTCATGCCAGTCTGGAGCAGATTCCCTTTCGGGATATCGATCACTACTTTCGGAAAATGGATCGGTATTCCAGCTTGCGGGCGGAGGACATGCATCGTGAAGGCCGGACATTCCGCCCCCATCAGTTGGTGCTTCGTCCCTTATTTACTTTTCTGAAAATGTACGTGTTTCGGGGGGGGATGTTGGACCGCAAACCTGGACTGATTTTATCCATGTTGTATGCCTATTACACCTTTGTGAAATACGCCAAGTTGTGGGAAATGCAAAAACGTTGA
- a CDS encoding glycosyltransferase family 4 protein: protein MRILHTESSSGMGGQEYRILEEAQGMEKRGHTVVVAAPHGSRLAALAEQRGLRVQIITSGKRGWITLVPSYLRILKHYEIDVVNTHGSLDSWTASIAGRISSRRPIIVRTRHKSTPVSRTWRHRLLYGKLPHVITTTGEAVRQGLMTRIRLSPSRVISIPTGVDLERFHPQPPDASLRKSLGLASQGPLVGAVTFLRPEKGMAVLIEAVRWLRERFSTVECVIIGEGGQQAALVDRIRELGLEHCVHLIGFRQDVPALLAILDVVVIPSFEEGIPQSLTQALAMERPVVASAVGGVPEVVQDGLSGLLVPPRNPEILAEKIACLLSDPIAASRMGKIGREVIHERFSMEHMLTQTELVYRQLMQTHSPFVVKRS, encoded by the coding sequence ATGCGCATTCTTCACACGGAATCTTCATCAGGGATGGGAGGGCAGGAATACCGCATATTGGAGGAAGCGCAAGGCATGGAGAAGCGTGGCCATACGGTGGTCGTGGCTGCCCCGCATGGGAGTCGTTTGGCTGCCCTGGCGGAGCAGCGAGGGCTCCGGGTCCAAATAATCACTTCCGGCAAGCGAGGGTGGATCACGCTCGTCCCCTCTTATTTGCGAATTTTGAAACACTATGAGATTGATGTGGTCAATACGCACGGGTCACTAGATAGTTGGACTGCATCGATTGCCGGACGAATCTCATCTCGCCGCCCCATCATTGTCCGGACCCGCCACAAAAGCACGCCGGTCTCACGGACGTGGCGGCATCGACTCCTCTATGGAAAATTGCCCCATGTCATCACCACCACGGGTGAGGCAGTCAGGCAGGGATTGATGACACGGATCCGGCTGAGCCCCTCGCGGGTCATTTCGATACCCACGGGCGTTGATTTGGAGCGATTTCATCCCCAACCCCCGGATGCGTCTTTACGAAAGAGTTTGGGGCTTGCAAGCCAAGGGCCTCTGGTTGGAGCTGTCACCTTTCTGCGCCCGGAAAAGGGCATGGCGGTCTTAATCGAGGCGGTCCGATGGCTCAGGGAACGCTTTTCCACCGTCGAGTGCGTTATCATTGGAGAAGGCGGACAACAAGCGGCACTGGTGGATCGGATTCGAGAGCTTGGCTTGGAGCACTGTGTGCATCTTATCGGGTTTCGGCAGGATGTGCCGGCTTTGCTGGCGATCCTTGATGTGGTCGTTATTCCTTCTTTTGAAGAAGGTATTCCTCAATCTCTCACTCAAGCCTTAGCCATGGAACGTCCTGTGGTCGCTTCTGCGGTCGGAGGAGTGCCCGAGGTGGTGCAGGATGGCTTGAGCGGACTGTTGGTCCCTCCACGAAACCCCGAGATCTTAGCCGAAAAAATTGCCTGTCTTCTGTCTGATCCCATTGCCGCGAGCCGAATGGGGAAGATCGGGCGAGAGGTCATCCACGAACGATTTTCCATGGAACACATGCTGACTCAAACGGAGTTGGTGTATCGGCAATTGATGCAAACACACTCTCCTTTTGTCGTAAAGAGGTCTTGA
- a CDS encoding polysaccharide deacetylase family protein: protein MVCLTGDVHQRSYRGTDTPFSSQTEVALAGKYCDIAGKYGVKVTLFFTGKACQEEPETVKILSALPHCETGGHTFAAFRDPLSRIFKKVYGTPWGTTAHQLRDIQRTIASIQQVTGQRIQIWRNHSYIRTVDTDHLLESCGIHVVSDEVSDLKISAEWVRPGYRSVPMNVLPDHEHVLHGKYQHGKTRPERLTHRMPITDWADQVKSSIRSICEQGGTATVLAHPMCMEVADGMVVFEELCRYIQPYGTVWLSEVQ, encoded by the coding sequence ATGGTTTGTCTGACAGGGGATGTCCACCAGCGCTCGTATCGGGGAACCGATACGCCATTTAGCTCTCAAACAGAAGTCGCATTAGCCGGGAAATATTGTGATATTGCCGGGAAATACGGAGTGAAAGTCACGCTGTTTTTTACCGGAAAAGCCTGCCAGGAGGAACCGGAGACAGTGAAAATCCTATCGGCTCTGCCTCATTGTGAAACTGGGGGCCATACCTTTGCGGCTTTTCGAGATCCGTTATCGCGAATATTCAAAAAAGTGTATGGAACGCCATGGGGAACCACAGCGCATCAACTTCGGGATATTCAGAGGACCATTGCCAGCATTCAACAGGTGACGGGCCAACGAATTCAGATATGGCGAAACCATAGTTATATACGAACCGTTGATACGGATCACCTGTTAGAATCCTGTGGAATCCATGTGGTGTCCGATGAGGTCTCCGATTTGAAGATATCCGCCGAATGGGTGCGTCCCGGCTATCGTTCGGTTCCGATGAATGTTCTTCCGGATCACGAACATGTCTTACATGGAAAATATCAACATGGGAAAACCAGGCCGGAGCGCCTTACCCACCGAATGCCTATCACGGATTGGGCCGATCAGGTGAAGTCGAGCATACGGAGTATATGCGAGCAAGGAGGAACAGCGACGGTTCTTGCCCATCCGATGTGCATGGAGGTTGCCGATGGCATGGTGGTGTTTGAGGAGCTTTGTCGATATATCCAGCCGTATGGGACGGTTTGGCTCTCAGAAGTACAGTGA
- a CDS encoding glycosyltransferase family 2 protein: protein MKNQNSLAQKNVSSVKRETVSCAVVAFNEEKNLQACLESATWMDEIVVVDSFSTDHTMDIARTFTDKIFQRPWRGFGDQKNYAMDQATTDWVFILDSDERIPAELQAEIEAVLSAGSKDGPVAYYVPRHNYYFGSLVLNAGCYPDYQLRLFRRGIGHLDDAEPHNKFIFLGESAHLSCPLVHLTRPTLHNYFEKFPNFTTLAAQDRARTKRHVRGTDLFFRPIFTFSKYYFARKAYRDGMAGFLVSALSSMYTFVKYAKLWHMRQLEVQESSQEIM from the coding sequence ATGAAGAACCAGAATAGTCTAGCCCAAAAGAATGTCAGTTCCGTCAAGCGGGAAACCGTTTCTTGTGCCGTGGTGGCATTCAACGAAGAGAAAAACCTTCAGGCCTGTCTGGAAAGTGCAACGTGGATGGATGAAATCGTCGTGGTGGATTCATTCAGTACGGATCACACCATGGATATTGCCAGAACGTTTACGGACAAGATTTTTCAACGCCCCTGGCGAGGGTTTGGGGATCAGAAAAATTATGCGATGGATCAAGCGACTACGGATTGGGTTTTTATTTTGGATTCCGACGAGCGCATTCCTGCCGAACTTCAGGCTGAGATAGAAGCGGTGCTGTCTGCCGGTTCCAAGGATGGACCTGTGGCCTATTATGTTCCCCGTCATAATTATTATTTTGGCTCCCTGGTGTTGAACGCCGGGTGTTATCCTGATTATCAATTGCGTCTGTTCCGCCGGGGAATCGGCCATTTGGATGACGCCGAGCCACACAATAAATTCATCTTTTTGGGAGAGTCGGCCCATCTCTCGTGTCCATTGGTGCACCTCACCAGGCCCACGCTTCACAATTATTTTGAAAAATTTCCAAATTTTACGACCTTGGCCGCTCAAGACCGGGCTAGAACCAAACGCCATGTGCGTGGCACAGACCTCTTTTTTCGCCCGATCTTTACATTTTCAAAATATTATTTCGCTCGAAAGGCTTATCGCGATGGCATGGCGGGGTTTTTAGTCAGCGCTCTGTCCAGTATGTATACCTTTGTGAAATATGCCAAGCTCTGGCATATGAGACAGCTCGAAGTCCAGGAATCTTCTCAGGAAATAATGTAG
- a CDS encoding glycosyltransferase family 4 protein, translating to MRVGFDAGPMRSAYSGIGQYVRCLFPAMYSFSQDIEWEAYASSSGSSQAFPLHFPSHVSLKCSKPSWGFGRREKDRPPLDIFHGTNFKAPDYGQRHTILTIHDVWLARYPEYSKKFFGQALSSWKLGLRARQVSRVVAVSKFSSREIQEVLHLPSDRITVIHHGPSPDMVPDRDKQKLQEVRTRLHIPARPFVLFVGGAEPRKNHTAVFKAFARSPRLASGCALVAIGELASRGASLMVTAGELGIMDSVCCPGYVSSEDLRLLYSHAEAFVFPSFYEGFGIPLLDAMACGAPIITGTGSALPEVAGDAALYVDPLDPEQLGVEIERLVGDRELQTQLRNKGFERVKQFTWERAAQDTLNLYRDVCG from the coding sequence ATGCGTGTCGGATTTGATGCCGGGCCCATGCGGTCCGCCTATAGCGGGATTGGACAGTATGTGCGATGCCTCTTCCCGGCCATGTATTCATTTTCTCAAGATATTGAATGGGAAGCCTATGCCTCATCGAGTGGTTCTTCCCAAGCCTTCCCGCTTCATTTTCCGTCGCATGTTTCCCTGAAATGCTCCAAGCCCTCTTGGGGGTTTGGCCGAAGGGAGAAAGATCGCCCCCCGCTCGATATTTTTCATGGGACCAACTTCAAGGCTCCGGATTATGGCCAACGTCACACTATCCTCACGATCCATGATGTCTGGTTGGCACGTTATCCGGAGTATTCGAAAAAATTCTTTGGCCAAGCACTTTCCTCCTGGAAGTTAGGCCTGCGTGCCAGACAGGTCTCTCGTGTGGTGGCGGTCTCCAAATTTTCTTCCCGAGAAATTCAAGAGGTGCTTCATCTCCCGTCCGACCGTATTACGGTGATCCACCACGGGCCATCTCCCGACATGGTTCCTGATCGTGATAAGCAGAAGCTTCAGGAGGTTCGGACTCGATTGCACATTCCTGCCCGTCCGTTTGTGCTGTTTGTGGGGGGAGCTGAACCCCGGAAAAACCATACCGCAGTTTTTAAGGCGTTTGCCCGATCTCCACGACTGGCCTCAGGGTGCGCTCTTGTGGCCATCGGTGAGTTAGCATCACGGGGTGCCAGCCTGATGGTGACGGCCGGGGAGTTGGGGATTATGGATTCGGTCTGTTGTCCCGGATATGTGTCCAGCGAAGATTTACGGCTGCTGTATTCCCATGCGGAAGCTTTCGTGTTTCCCTCCTTCTATGAAGGGTTCGGGATTCCCCTTCTTGATGCGATGGCCTGTGGTGCTCCGATCATTACCGGGACGGGGAGTGCTTTGCCGGAAGTTGCAGGGGATGCCGCTCTCTATGTCGACCCTCTGGATCCGGAGCAACTGGGAGTGGAAATTGAACGGCTGGTGGGTGATCGCGAATTACAAACGCAATTACGCAATAAGGGGTTTGAGCGGGTGAAGCAATTTACATGGGAGCGGGCGGCACAGGACACGCTGAATCTCTATAGGGACGTGTGTGGCTAA